In Deinococcus arcticus, a genomic segment contains:
- the kynA gene encoding tryptophan 2,3-dioxygenase, producing the protein MSRPEHHPDAPEQAYTDFTRSLSYGDYLQLDTLKSAHRPVTTAHDEHLFIAVHHVSEVWLELIIRELRAAMAQLEAGITDAPLKGLTRVVRAQEQLTNAWEVLKTMTPADYLQFRHAFGQASGFQSAAYRMVEFLLGNRFEALLRPHEHRPDLHGPLQEAMQAPSVYDLTLRLVAARGLSIPQAVLNRDLSQPPVLNEDVLAAWLQVYRDPAHYWDLYELAEKLLDVEDNFRRWRFNHMTTVERTIGFKRGSGGTSGAAYLRRALDTVLFPELWEIRTRL; encoded by the coding sequence ATGAGCCGCCCCGAGCACCACCCCGACGCCCCCGAGCAGGCGTACACGGACTTTACCCGCAGCCTCAGCTACGGCGATTATCTGCAACTGGACACCCTGAAAAGCGCCCACCGCCCGGTGACGACAGCGCACGACGAGCACCTCTTTATTGCCGTGCACCATGTCAGCGAGGTGTGGCTGGAGCTAATTATCCGTGAGCTGCGCGCCGCCATGGCGCAGCTGGAAGCCGGCATCACCGACGCGCCCCTCAAGGGCCTGACCCGGGTGGTGCGGGCCCAGGAGCAGCTGACCAACGCCTGGGAGGTCCTGAAAACCATGACCCCGGCGGACTACCTGCAGTTTCGCCACGCCTTCGGGCAGGCGTCTGGCTTTCAGAGTGCTGCCTACCGCATGGTGGAATTTCTGCTGGGCAACCGCTTTGAGGCCCTGCTGCGGCCGCACGAGCACCGCCCCGACCTGCATGGGCCCCTGCAGGAGGCCATGCAGGCCCCCAGCGTGTACGACCTGACTCTGCGCCTGGTCGCCGCGCGTGGCCTGTCCATCCCCCAGGCGGTCCTGAACCGCGACCTGAGTCAGCCGCCCGTCCTGAACGAGGACGTCCTGGCCGCGTGGCTGCAGGTGTACCGCGACCCCGCGCATTACTGGGACCTGTACGAACTGGCCGAGAAGCTGCTGGACGTGGAAGACAATTTTCGCCGCTGGCGCTTTAACCACATGACCACCGTGGAGCGCACGATTGGCTTTAAGCGGGGGTCAGGCGGCACGAGCGGGGCCGCCTACCTGCGCCGCGCCCTGGACACGGTGCTCTTCCCGGAGCTGTGGGAGATTCGAACCCGGCTGTGA
- the kynU gene encoding kynureninase, with translation MTTQTALADLQTLPVPPEVLALDARDPLAHKRGDFLLPEGVIYLDGNSLGALSRRVAARVRGVTEQEWGEALIGSWTLGAAQGRDWMALPDRVAAKIARLIGAQPDEVAVGDSTSVNTFKALAAALGVAPPERRVLLTDADNFPTDLYVAQGLSALLDGRFELRRVPAGEVGAHLGADVAAVLLTQVDYRTGRCLDLAAISAQARAAGVLTVWDLAHSAGAFPVELNAAGADFAVGCGYKYLNGGPGAPAFLYVARRHHDRAPVALSGWMGHADPFEMARDYVPAPGARRFVTGTPMVLSLSALDAALDAFADVDLQVLRAKSLALTDAFIGWLDPACARLSLELVTPRGHHERGSQVSYRHPQAREVMAELIAAGLVGDFRTPDILRFGLTPLYHSFADVYRAARGVQTILEARA, from the coding sequence ATGACCACCCAGACGGCCCTGGCCGACCTGCAGACCCTGCCCGTTCCCCCTGAAGTGCTGGCCCTAGATGCCCGTGACCCCCTGGCCCACAAGCGCGGGGACTTTCTGTTGCCAGAAGGCGTGATCTACCTGGACGGCAACAGCCTGGGCGCGCTGAGCCGCCGCGTGGCAGCGCGCGTGCGCGGGGTGACCGAGCAGGAGTGGGGTGAGGCCCTGATTGGCTCGTGGACCTTGGGGGCGGCCCAGGGCCGGGACTGGATGGCGCTGCCCGACCGCGTGGCGGCCAAGATCGCCCGCCTGATCGGCGCGCAGCCCGACGAGGTGGCGGTGGGCGACAGCACCAGCGTGAATACCTTCAAGGCGCTGGCGGCGGCCCTGGGCGTGGCGCCCCCCGAACGGCGCGTGCTGCTGACCGACGCCGACAACTTTCCCACCGACCTGTATGTGGCCCAGGGCCTGAGCGCGCTGCTGGATGGCCGCTTTGAGCTGCGCCGCGTGCCGGCCGGCGAGGTGGGCGCCCACCTGGGCGCCGACGTGGCCGCTGTGCTGCTGACCCAGGTGGACTACCGCACCGGCCGTTGCCTGGACCTGGCGGCCATCAGTGCGCAGGCCCGGGCGGCGGGGGTCCTGACGGTCTGGGATCTGGCGCACTCGGCCGGGGCCTTTCCGGTGGAGCTGAACGCGGCGGGCGCCGACTTTGCCGTGGGCTGCGGTTACAAGTACCTGAACGGCGGTCCCGGGGCCCCAGCCTTTCTGTACGTGGCCCGGCGGCACCATGACCGCGCCCCGGTGGCCCTGAGCGGCTGGATGGGGCACGCCGACCCCTTCGAGATGGCGCGCGACTACGTGCCGGCCCCCGGCGCCCGCCGCTTCGTGACCGGCACGCCCATGGTCCTGAGCCTGAGCGCCCTGGACGCGGCCCTGGACGCCTTTGCCGACGTGGACCTGCAGGTCCTGCGCGCCAAGTCCCTGGCCCTGACCGACGCCTTTATTGGGTGGCTGGACCCCGCGTGCGCGCGGCTGTCCCTGGAGCTGGTCACGCCGCGTGGCCACCACGAACGCGGCTCTCAGGTGAGTTACCGCCACCCCCAGGCGCGCGAGGTGATGGCCGAGCTGATTGCGGCGGGTCTGGTGGGCGACTTCCGCACGCCGGACATCCTGCGCTTTGGGTTGACGCCGCTGTATCACTCGTTTGCCGATGTGTACCGCGCGGCCCGGGGCGTGCAGACCATCCTGGAGGCCCGCGCATGA